From Meles meles chromosome 5, mMelMel3.1 paternal haplotype, whole genome shotgun sequence, one genomic window encodes:
- the SRSF3 gene encoding serine/arginine-rich splicing factor 3 has product MHRDSCPLDCKVYVGNLGNNGNKTELERAFGYYGPLRSVWVARNPPGFAFVEFEDPRDAADAVRELDGRTLCGCRVRVELSNGEKRSRNRGPPPSWGRRPRDDYRRRSPPPRRRSPRRRSFSRSRSRSLSRDRRRERSLSRERNHKPSRSFSRSRSRSRSNERK; this is encoded by the exons ATGCATCGTGATTCCTGTCCACTGGACTGTAAGGTTTATGTAGGTAATCTTGGAAACAATGGTAACAAGACTGAATTGGAACGagcttttggctattatggaccaCTCCGAAGTGTGTGGGTTGCTAGAAACCCTCCCGGCTTTGCTTTTGTTGAATTTGAAGATCCCCGAGATGCAGCCGATGCTGTCCGAGAACTAGATGGGAG AACATTATGTGGCTGCCGAGTAAGAGTGGAACTCTCGAATGGTGAAAAGAGAAGTCGAAATCGTGGCCCACCTCCGTCTTGGGGTCGTCGCCCTCGAGATGATTATCGGAGAAGAAGTCCTCCACCTCGCCGCAG ATCTCCAAGACGGAGAAGCTTCTCCCGTAGCCGGAGCAG gTCCCTTTCTAGAGataggaggagagagagatcactgtctcgggagagaaatcacaagccgTCCCGATCCTTTTCTAGGTCTCGTAG cCGATCTAgatcaaatgaaaggaaatag